Proteins encoded by one window of Kribbella flavida DSM 17836:
- a CDS encoding FtsB family cell division protein produces the protein MSSRRDTGARPGSRPSSRSQSRPPARRDGIQPKRRTTGAPPGPPRTRGSRNLTGRAAVVLLVLGALIVSYAQSVRVWFDQHQQITALQQEIRDREKRVDQLNDEIARWDDDAYVRAQARQRLGWVMPGEIGYRVIGADGKPVGAPPEPAGPADADAADEQEPTWYTKLWGSVEGAGKPAEPARPPSSKPTPKPILTPSPKATR, from the coding sequence ATGTCGTCCCGCCGGGACACCGGTGCCCGACCCGGCTCGCGTCCGTCGAGCCGGAGCCAGTCGCGGCCACCCGCCCGGCGGGACGGCATCCAGCCCAAGCGGCGCACGACGGGCGCTCCGCCCGGACCGCCGCGGACCAGAGGCTCGCGTAACCTGACCGGCCGGGCCGCCGTGGTCCTGCTGGTCCTCGGCGCGCTGATCGTGTCGTACGCGCAGAGCGTGCGGGTCTGGTTCGACCAGCACCAGCAGATCACCGCGCTGCAGCAGGAGATCCGCGACCGGGAGAAGCGGGTCGACCAGCTGAACGACGAGATCGCCCGCTGGGACGACGACGCCTACGTGCGCGCGCAGGCCCGGCAGCGGCTCGGCTGGGTGATGCCCGGAGAGATCGGGTACCGGGTGATCGGCGCGGACGGCAAACCCGTCGGCGCCCCGCCGGAGCCGGCCGGACCGGCCGATGCCGACGCCGCCGACGAGCAGGAGCCGACGTGGTACACCAAGCTCTGGGGCAGCGTGGAGGGCGCCGGCAAACCCGCCGAACCGGCCAGGCCGCCGAGCAGCAAGCCGACCCCGAAGCCCATTCTCACCCCCTCGCCGAAGGCCACCCGTTGA
- the eno gene encoding phosphopyruvate hydratase, producing MATIEAVGAREILDSRGNPTVEVEVLLDDDTVARAAVPSGASTGQFEAVELRDGDKSRYGGKGVLKAVTAVLEDIDKEIVGYDVHEQRLIDQALLDLDGTPNKAKLGANAILGVSLAVAKAAAESAGLPLFRYVGGPNAHLLPVPMMNILNGGAHADSNVDVQEFMIAPIGAATYAEAVMQGAGVYHALKAVLKERGLSTGLGDEGGFAPNLASNREALDLIAVAIDKAGLQLGKDIALAMDVAASEFHTDGVYAFEGGKKSADEMIAYYADLVASYPIVSIEDPLNEDDWEGWKSLSAQLGDKIQIVGDDLFVTNVERLQRGITEKSANSLLVKVNQIGSLTETLDAVDLAHRNGFTCMMSHRSGETEDTTIADLAVATNCGQIKSGAPARSDRTAKYNQLLRIEEELDDAARYAGRSAFPRFQG from the coding sequence GTGGCCACCATCGAGGCCGTCGGCGCCCGCGAGATTCTCGACTCGCGCGGGAACCCCACTGTCGAGGTCGAGGTTCTGCTCGACGACGACACCGTCGCCCGGGCCGCAGTGCCGTCCGGCGCGTCCACCGGTCAGTTCGAGGCCGTCGAGCTTCGCGACGGCGACAAGTCCCGCTACGGCGGCAAGGGCGTGCTCAAGGCCGTCACCGCCGTGCTGGAGGACATCGACAAGGAGATCGTCGGCTACGACGTGCACGAGCAGCGGCTGATCGACCAGGCCCTGCTCGACCTGGACGGCACCCCGAACAAGGCCAAGCTGGGCGCGAACGCGATTCTCGGCGTCAGCCTCGCGGTCGCCAAGGCGGCCGCCGAGAGCGCCGGCCTGCCGCTGTTCCGCTACGTCGGCGGCCCGAACGCGCACCTCCTGCCGGTGCCGATGATGAACATCCTGAACGGCGGCGCGCACGCGGACAGCAACGTCGACGTGCAGGAGTTCATGATCGCCCCGATCGGCGCGGCGACCTACGCCGAGGCCGTCATGCAGGGCGCCGGCGTCTACCACGCGCTGAAGGCGGTGCTGAAGGAGCGCGGGCTGTCCACCGGCCTGGGCGACGAGGGCGGCTTCGCGCCGAACCTGGCCAGCAACCGCGAGGCGCTCGACCTGATCGCGGTCGCCATCGACAAGGCCGGCCTGCAGCTGGGCAAGGACATCGCGCTGGCGATGGACGTCGCCGCGAGCGAGTTCCACACCGACGGCGTGTACGCCTTCGAGGGCGGCAAGAAGTCGGCCGACGAGATGATCGCGTACTACGCCGACCTGGTCGCGTCGTACCCGATCGTGTCGATCGAGGACCCGCTGAACGAGGACGACTGGGAGGGCTGGAAGAGCCTCAGCGCCCAGCTCGGCGACAAGATCCAGATCGTCGGCGACGACCTGTTCGTCACCAACGTGGAGCGGCTGCAGCGCGGCATCACCGAGAAGTCGGCGAACTCGCTGCTGGTCAAGGTCAACCAGATCGGCTCGCTGACCGAGACCCTGGACGCCGTCGACCTGGCGCACCGCAACGGCTTCACCTGCATGATGTCGCACCGCTCCGGCGAGACCGAGGACACCACGATCGCCGACCTCGCCGTCGCGACCAACTGCGGCCAGATCAAGTCCGGCGCCCCGGCGCGCTCGGACCGGACCGCGAAGTACAACCAGCTGCTCCGGATCGAGGAGGAGCTGGACGACGCCGCCCGGTACGCCGGCCGCTCGGCCTTCCCGCGGTTCCAGGGCTGA
- a CDS encoding RNA 2'-phosphotransferase, translating to MSDVVRDSKRLSWLLRHGAGEQGLAMTADGWASIEDVCVLTDISRPALDRAVERNDKNRLEVDGDRIRACQGHSLAGMPVTREALENSWRRVHPADLLWHGTTRAAVEAIRREGLKPGRRTHVHLAPSRDSHVGKRFAAAVLLAVDPVDLVVFEAPNGVLLTRQVPPDAIVWGDAVHPAGWSGR from the coding sequence ATGAGCGATGTCGTTCGGGACAGCAAGCGCCTGTCCTGGCTGCTGCGTCACGGCGCGGGGGAGCAGGGCCTGGCGATGACGGCCGACGGGTGGGCGTCGATCGAGGACGTGTGCGTGCTGACCGATATCAGCCGGCCGGCCCTGGACCGTGCCGTCGAGCGCAACGACAAGAACCGGCTCGAGGTCGACGGCGACCGCATCCGCGCCTGTCAGGGGCATTCGCTGGCCGGGATGCCGGTCACCCGTGAAGCTCTGGAGAACAGTTGGCGACGGGTCCACCCCGCCGATCTGCTCTGGCACGGTACGACGAGGGCCGCGGTCGAGGCGATCCGGCGGGAGGGCCTGAAGCCGGGCCGGCGTACGCACGTGCACCTGGCGCCGAGCCGGGACAGCCATGTCGGCAAGCGGTTCGCGGCGGCGGTGCTGCTGGCGGTGGACCCGGTCGACCTGGTCGTGTTCGAGGCGCCCAACGGTGTGTTGCTGACGCGGCAGGTGCCGCCGGATGCGATCGTGTGGGGTGACGCGGTCCACCCGGCCGGCTGGTCTGGCCGATAG
- a CDS encoding MazG family protein, with protein sequence MIKVVLTSPRVAPGLMTRAAWQALEQAEVIGAAAGVESPTVQAVVGSGLVVTSVEGGPDAQWGWLTTAAESDRRVAWLVGEDGEPALLRLVADHLGREPRPAYEVEILHGSYDVPGARLLDLVQVMDRLRRNCPWDQEQTHASLAKYLLEETYETLEAIDSGDREHLREELGDLLLQVVFHARIAEEAPAEDEDDESDGPWSIDDVAAGIVEKLIRRHPHVFGTVDAADAAAVEANWETIKAAEKQRSSVLEGVPQALPALALADKVLSRAAKVLAAASAPTSGMSATAAASGELAADELGASDEQRIGAALLDLVRQARVVGVDPESALRQAVRRLADEVRAAEA encoded by the coding sequence TTGATCAAGGTCGTCCTCACCAGCCCGCGGGTCGCGCCCGGGCTGATGACGCGTGCCGCCTGGCAGGCGTTGGAGCAGGCTGAGGTGATCGGCGCCGCGGCCGGGGTGGAGAGCCCGACGGTGCAGGCCGTGGTCGGCTCGGGGCTGGTCGTGACGTCGGTGGAAGGTGGGCCGGACGCGCAGTGGGGTTGGCTGACCACCGCCGCCGAGTCGGACCGCCGGGTCGCCTGGCTGGTCGGTGAGGACGGTGAACCGGCGCTGCTCCGGCTGGTCGCCGACCACCTCGGGCGCGAACCGCGGCCGGCGTACGAGGTGGAGATCCTGCACGGCTCGTACGACGTACCGGGGGCGCGGCTGCTCGACCTCGTCCAGGTGATGGACCGGCTGCGGCGCAACTGCCCGTGGGACCAGGAGCAGACGCACGCCAGCCTGGCGAAGTACCTGCTCGAGGAGACCTACGAGACGCTCGAGGCGATCGACTCCGGGGACCGCGAGCACCTGCGCGAGGAGCTCGGCGACCTGCTGCTGCAGGTCGTTTTCCACGCGCGGATCGCCGAGGAGGCTCCGGCCGAGGACGAGGACGATGAGTCCGACGGGCCCTGGTCGATCGACGACGTGGCGGCCGGCATCGTCGAGAAGCTGATCCGGCGGCACCCGCACGTGTTCGGCACGGTGGACGCCGCCGACGCGGCCGCGGTCGAGGCGAACTGGGAGACCATCAAGGCCGCCGAGAAGCAGCGCAGCTCGGTGCTCGAGGGTGTTCCGCAGGCGCTGCCGGCGTTGGCCCTGGCCGACAAGGTGCTGTCCCGCGCGGCGAAGGTGCTCGCCGCCGCCTCCGCGCCTACGTCCGGGATGTCGGCGACTGCAGCCGCCTCCGGGGAGCTTGCGGCGGACGAGCTCGGCGCGTCCGACGAGCAGCGGATCGGGGCGGCACTGCTCGACCTCGTCCGCCAGGCGCGGGTTGTCGGCGTCGACCCCGAGTCTGCGCTTCGCCAGGCGGTCCGTCGCCTCGCCGACGAGGTCCGCGCCGCCGAGGCCTGA
- the mfd gene encoding transcription-repair coupling factor gives MTLAGLVDTLVTDPVVAEAVRDARSDFAAGGVATLDLSAPGPIRPVLLAALASERLGADRPVLAVTATFREAEELTEALQCLVEPATVAYYPAWETLPHERLSPRSDTVGRRLAVLRRLAHPDPSDETTGPIKILVAPVRSVLQPQVAGLADLRPVQLHVGDSVELEDVVTRLAAAAYNRVDLVERRGEFAVRGGIIDVFPPTEEHPLRVDFFGDDVEEIRYFAVADQRSLEIAQHGLWAPPCRELLLTDEVRARAAVLAKEHPELAELFEKLAEGHAVEGMESLAPVLVDEMELLVDLMPAGTHVVVSDPERVRARAHDLVATSQEFLEASWAAAAGGGDAPIDLGAAAYISLADVRTHALDRGLAWWSLSPFAAAPTDVPQLRDAMGERVSFDIDPDAGAVRSRKVAAHEVDPYRGETAAAVEDVRGWLRDGWRVVCVTEGHGPAQRLAEVFSEAELPARTVDSIDGVPEPGVVLISQGALEQGFIAEGIKFAVLTENDLAGQRSAAERRSQQRMPSRRKKTIDPLELGPGDFVVHEQHGVGRYVEMMQRTVGTGQQKATREYVVIEFAPSKRGQPGDRLYVPTDQLDQVTRYVGGEQPTLDKMGGGDWAKRKGRARKAVRQIAGELIKLYAARQATKGHAFAKDTPWQAELEDAFPFVETPDQLATIDDVKRDMERVTPMDRIVCGDVGYGKTEIAVRAAFKAVQDGKQVAVLVPTTLLVQQHYATFAERYAAFPVNVAALSRFQTDKEAKATMDGLADGSVDVVIGTHRLFSGEVQFKDLGLVVVDEEQRFGVEHKEQLKRLRTAVDVLTMSATPIPRTLEMSITGIREMSTIATPPEERHPVLTFVGPYDEGQVTAAIRRELLREGQVFVVHNRVNTIEKAAARIRQLVPEARVSVAHGQMPEHHLEQVIQEFWEKQADVIVCTTIVESGIDISNANTMIVERADLLGLSQLHQLRGRVGRGRERAYAYFFFPPEKPLTETAHDRLATIAQHADLGAGMQVAMKDLEIRGAGNLLGGEQSGHIADVGFDLYVRLVGEAVAEYRGDTQAEEPEVKIELPVDAHLPHDYVPSQRLRLEMYQRLAAVRDEAGIAELVEELHDRYGDIPQPVLNLVEVAKFRNHARRAGLRDVTLQGNLIRFGPVDLADSKVLRLNRLYPKSLVKAQLRTILVPRPATRPVAGQPLRDQELLQWCTRLIDDVIAEPVGATA, from the coding sequence GTGACGCTGGCCGGACTGGTCGACACCCTGGTCACCGATCCGGTGGTGGCCGAGGCGGTGCGCGACGCCCGGAGCGACTTCGCCGCGGGCGGGGTGGCGACGCTCGACCTGAGCGCGCCCGGCCCGATCCGGCCGGTGCTGCTGGCCGCGCTCGCCTCCGAGCGGCTCGGCGCCGACCGCCCGGTGCTCGCGGTCACCGCGACCTTCCGCGAGGCCGAGGAGCTGACCGAGGCCCTGCAGTGCCTGGTCGAGCCCGCCACGGTCGCCTACTACCCGGCCTGGGAGACGCTGCCGCACGAGCGCCTGTCGCCCCGCTCCGACACCGTCGGTCGCCGGCTCGCCGTCCTGCGGCGGCTGGCGCACCCGGACCCGTCGGACGAGACGACCGGCCCGATCAAGATTCTGGTCGCGCCGGTGCGGTCGGTGCTGCAGCCGCAGGTCGCCGGACTGGCCGACCTGCGCCCGGTCCAGCTGCACGTCGGCGACAGCGTCGAGCTGGAGGACGTGGTCACCCGGCTCGCGGCCGCGGCGTACAACCGGGTGGACCTGGTCGAGCGGCGCGGCGAGTTCGCGGTCCGCGGCGGCATCATCGACGTCTTCCCGCCGACCGAGGAGCACCCGCTGCGGGTCGACTTCTTCGGCGACGACGTGGAGGAGATCCGGTACTTCGCGGTCGCCGACCAGCGGTCGCTGGAGATCGCCCAGCACGGGCTCTGGGCGCCGCCGTGCCGCGAGCTGCTGCTCACCGACGAGGTGCGCGCGCGGGCCGCCGTACTGGCCAAGGAGCACCCGGAGCTGGCCGAGCTGTTCGAGAAGCTCGCCGAGGGGCACGCGGTCGAGGGCATGGAGTCGCTCGCGCCCGTCCTGGTCGACGAGATGGAGCTGCTGGTCGACCTGATGCCGGCCGGTACCCACGTCGTGGTCAGCGACCCCGAGCGGGTCCGGGCCCGGGCCCACGACCTGGTCGCGACCAGCCAGGAGTTCCTGGAGGCGTCCTGGGCGGCCGCGGCCGGTGGTGGCGACGCGCCGATCGACCTCGGCGCGGCGGCGTACATCTCGCTGGCCGACGTCCGCACCCACGCGCTGGACCGCGGCCTGGCCTGGTGGAGCCTCTCGCCGTTCGCGGCGGCGCCGACGGACGTGCCGCAGCTGCGCGACGCGATGGGGGAGCGGGTCTCCTTCGACATCGACCCGGACGCCGGCGCGGTGCGCAGCCGCAAGGTCGCGGCGCACGAGGTCGATCCGTACCGGGGCGAGACCGCGGCCGCCGTCGAGGACGTGCGCGGCTGGTTGCGCGACGGCTGGCGGGTCGTCTGCGTGACCGAGGGCCACGGCCCGGCGCAGCGGCTGGCCGAGGTGTTCTCCGAGGCGGAGCTGCCGGCCCGGACCGTCGACTCGATCGACGGTGTGCCCGAGCCCGGCGTGGTGCTGATCTCCCAGGGCGCGCTGGAGCAGGGCTTCATTGCCGAGGGCATCAAGTTCGCGGTGCTCACCGAGAACGACCTGGCCGGTCAACGGTCCGCGGCCGAACGCCGTTCGCAGCAACGGATGCCGAGCCGGCGCAAGAAGACGATCGACCCGCTGGAGCTCGGCCCCGGCGACTTCGTCGTGCACGAGCAGCACGGCGTCGGCCGGTACGTCGAGATGATGCAGCGCACCGTCGGCACCGGCCAGCAGAAGGCCACCCGCGAGTACGTCGTGATCGAGTTCGCGCCGAGCAAGCGCGGCCAGCCCGGCGACCGGCTGTACGTGCCGACCGACCAGCTCGACCAGGTCACCCGGTACGTCGGCGGCGAGCAGCCCACGCTGGACAAGATGGGCGGCGGCGACTGGGCCAAGCGCAAGGGCCGCGCCCGCAAGGCGGTCCGCCAGATCGCCGGCGAACTGATCAAGCTGTACGCCGCCCGGCAGGCGACCAAGGGGCACGCCTTCGCCAAGGACACCCCGTGGCAGGCCGAGCTGGAGGACGCGTTCCCGTTCGTCGAGACGCCGGACCAGCTGGCCACCATCGACGACGTGAAGCGCGACATGGAACGCGTCACCCCGATGGACCGGATCGTCTGCGGCGACGTCGGCTACGGCAAGACCGAGATCGCGGTCCGGGCGGCCTTCAAGGCGGTCCAGGACGGCAAGCAGGTCGCCGTGCTGGTGCCGACCACGCTGCTGGTCCAGCAGCACTACGCCACCTTCGCCGAGCGCTACGCCGCGTTCCCGGTGAACGTGGCGGCCCTGTCGCGGTTCCAGACCGACAAGGAGGCCAAGGCGACGATGGACGGCCTGGCCGACGGCTCGGTCGACGTCGTGATCGGCACCCACCGGCTGTTCAGCGGCGAGGTCCAGTTCAAGGACCTCGGACTGGTGGTGGTCGACGAGGAGCAGCGCTTCGGCGTCGAGCACAAGGAGCAGCTGAAGCGGCTGCGGACCGCGGTCGACGTGCTGACGATGTCCGCGACCCCGATCCCGCGCACGCTGGAGATGTCGATCACCGGCATCCGGGAGATGTCCACCATCGCCACCCCGCCGGAGGAACGGCACCCGGTGCTGACCTTCGTCGGCCCCTACGACGAGGGCCAGGTGACCGCCGCGATCCGGCGCGAGCTGCTGCGCGAGGGCCAGGTCTTCGTCGTGCACAACCGGGTGAACACGATCGAGAAGGCGGCCGCCCGGATCCGCCAGCTGGTGCCGGAGGCCCGGGTCAGCGTCGCGCACGGCCAGATGCCCGAGCACCACCTGGAGCAGGTCATCCAGGAGTTCTGGGAGAAGCAGGCCGACGTCATCGTCTGTACGACGATCGTCGAGTCCGGCATCGACATCTCGAACGCGAACACGATGATCGTCGAGCGCGCCGACCTGCTCGGCCTGTCCCAGCTGCACCAGCTCCGCGGCCGGGTCGGCCGCGGCCGCGAACGCGCGTACGCGTACTTCTTCTTCCCGCCGGAGAAGCCGCTGACCGAGACCGCGCACGACCGGCTGGCCACCATCGCCCAGCACGCCGACCTCGGCGCCGGCATGCAGGTCGCGATGAAGGACCTGGAGATCCGCGGCGCCGGCAACCTGCTCGGCGGCGAGCAGTCCGGGCACATCGCCGACGTCGGTTTCGACCTGTACGTCCGGCTGGTCGGCGAGGCGGTCGCGGAGTACCGCGGCGACACCCAGGCCGAGGAGCCCGAGGTCAAGATCGAGCTGCCGGTCGACGCACACCTGCCGCACGACTACGTGCCCTCCCAGCGGCTGCGGCTGGAGATGTACCAGCGGCTCGCGGCGGTCCGCGACGAGGCCGGCATCGCCGAGCTGGTCGAGGAGCTGCACGACCGGTACGGCGACATCCCGCAGCCGGTGCTGAACCTGGTCGAGGTGGCGAAGTTCCGCAACCACGCCCGCCGGGCCGGTCTGCGCGACGTCACCCTGCAGGGCAACCTGATCCGGTTCGGGCCGGTCGACCTGGCCGACTCGAAGGTGCTGCGGCTGAACAGGCTGTACCCGAAGAGTCTGGTCAAGGCGCAACTGCGTACGATCCTGGTGCCGAGACCTGCCACCCGGCCGGTCGCCGGTCAGCCGCTGCGCGACCAGGAGCTGCTGCAGTGGTGCACCAGACTGATCGACGATGTGATCGCCGAGCCCGTGGGGGCGACGGCCTGA
- the pth gene encoding aminoacyl-tRNA hydrolase — MADDVWLVVGLGNPGPTYAKTRHNVGQSVADELAGRVGGGWKQHKQARAEVIETRIGGARTVLAKPRSYMNESGGPVAGLLRFFKVEPAQLIAVHDELDLDFATLRVKFGGGDNGHNGLRSIRKSVGTGDYHRVRFGVGRPPGRQNPADFVLNEFSAAERKDLPFALDRTADAVESLIADGLEVTQGKYNS, encoded by the coding sequence GTGGCGGACGACGTGTGGTTGGTCGTCGGGCTGGGAAATCCCGGCCCCACCTATGCCAAGACCCGGCACAACGTCGGCCAGTCGGTGGCCGACGAGCTGGCCGGCCGCGTCGGCGGTGGCTGGAAGCAGCACAAGCAGGCCCGGGCCGAGGTGATCGAGACCCGGATCGGCGGGGCCCGGACCGTGCTGGCCAAGCCGCGCTCGTACATGAACGAGTCGGGTGGACCGGTCGCCGGGCTGCTCCGGTTCTTCAAGGTGGAGCCGGCGCAGCTGATCGCCGTGCACGACGAGCTGGACCTGGACTTCGCCACCCTGCGGGTGAAGTTCGGCGGCGGCGACAACGGGCACAACGGCCTGCGGTCGATCCGCAAGTCGGTTGGCACCGGTGACTACCATCGAGTGCGGTTCGGGGTCGGGCGCCCGCCCGGCCGGCAGAACCCGGCGGACTTCGTGCTGAACGAGTTCTCCGCCGCCGAGCGCAAGGACCTGCCGTTCGCCCTCGACCGGACCGCCGACGCGGTCGAGTCGCTGATCGCGGACGGCCTGGAAGTCACCCAAGGGAAGTACAACTCGTGA
- a CDS encoding 50S ribosomal protein L25/general stress protein Ctc, which translates to MAEVKIQAESRTEFGKGAARRIRRDNKVPAVLYGHGTDPVHITLPGHDTMLALKTANALLLIEVEGSESLLALPKQVQRDPIKNFIEHVDLVIVKRGEKVQVDIAVHLEGDAASETLVVLENASILVEAEATHIPDGVTVSIEGLDAGAQIHASDLQLPAGTTLAVEPDTLIVNVTAAATAEQLDAELSEAEAEAGIEKDEPEAAEAGEPVSAS; encoded by the coding sequence GTGGCCGAGGTCAAGATCCAAGCCGAGTCGCGCACGGAGTTCGGCAAGGGTGCTGCCCGCCGAATCCGCCGGGACAACAAGGTGCCCGCCGTGCTGTACGGCCATGGCACGGACCCGGTGCACATCACGCTGCCCGGTCACGACACCATGCTGGCCCTGAAGACCGCCAACGCCCTGCTGCTGATCGAGGTCGAGGGCAGCGAGAGCCTGCTGGCGCTGCCGAAGCAGGTCCAGCGTGACCCGATCAAGAACTTCATCGAGCACGTCGACCTGGTCATCGTGAAGCGTGGCGAGAAGGTCCAGGTGGACATCGCCGTGCACCTCGAGGGCGACGCCGCCAGCGAGACCCTGGTCGTGCTGGAGAACGCGAGCATCCTGGTCGAGGCCGAGGCGACCCACATTCCGGACGGTGTCACCGTCTCCATCGAGGGCCTCGACGCCGGTGCGCAGATCCACGCGTCGGACCTGCAGCTGCCCGCCGGCACCACGCTGGCCGTCGAGCCGGACACCCTGATCGTCAACGTCACCGCCGCCGCGACCGCCGAGCAGCTGGACGCCGAGCTGTCCGAGGCCGAGGCCGAGGCCGGCATCGAGAAGGACGAGCCCGAGGCCGCCGAGGCCGGCGAGCCGGTCTCCGCCTCGTAA
- a CDS encoding NAD(P)-binding domain-containing protein: protein MRVAVFHPGAMGSQLAAQLVRAGHEVHWVPDGRSTASVERAEQAGLIGTSFAEAVGAAEVVLCSCAPQGALEVAEQVGRAGFAGVYVEANPLSPQSLTEAQSALPQATFVDAGVVGPPPTGGPAPTHLMLSGAAAQQVAELWSGTAVTPMVVGTEPGAASAAKSAYALYNKGKAALAVLAFELAAEHGVTEALTAQHIRADAGSLSDPKLPERLRSVAWRWGPEFDELAQTLDAAGLEGDAARALRQVWTKLT from the coding sequence ATGCGCGTCGCGGTCTTCCACCCAGGGGCGATGGGCTCGCAGCTCGCGGCCCAGCTGGTGAGGGCCGGGCACGAGGTGCACTGGGTGCCCGACGGGCGGAGTACGGCGTCGGTGGAGCGGGCCGAGCAGGCCGGCCTGATCGGGACGTCGTTCGCCGAGGCGGTCGGTGCGGCGGAGGTCGTGCTGTGCTCGTGCGCGCCGCAGGGTGCGCTGGAGGTCGCCGAGCAGGTCGGGCGGGCAGGGTTCGCCGGGGTGTACGTCGAGGCCAACCCGCTCTCGCCGCAGTCGCTGACCGAGGCGCAATCGGCGTTGCCACAAGCAACCTTCGTCGACGCGGGCGTGGTCGGCCCACCGCCGACGGGCGGCCCGGCCCCGACGCACCTGATGCTGTCGGGTGCGGCGGCTCAGCAGGTGGCCGAGCTGTGGTCCGGGACCGCGGTCACGCCGATGGTGGTCGGGACGGAGCCGGGCGCGGCGAGTGCCGCCAAGTCGGCGTACGCGCTCTACAACAAGGGCAAGGCGGCCTTGGCTGTGCTCGCCTTCGAGCTGGCGGCCGAGCACGGCGTGACGGAGGCGCTGACAGCGCAGCACATCCGGGCCGACGCAGGCTCGCTCAGCGATCCCAAACTGCCGGAGCGGCTCCGCTCGGTGGCGTGGCGTTGGGGTCCGGAGTTCGACGAGCTCGCCCAGACCTTGGACGCGGCCGGCCTGGAGGGTGACGCCGCCCGGGCGTTGCGTCAGGTGTGGACCAAGCTCACCTGA
- a CDS encoding ribose-phosphate diphosphokinase: protein MSGMKRTTEKNLMVFSGRAHPGLAEQVAEQLGAGLVPTSAYDFANGEIYVRFEESVRGSDAFVIQSHTSPINEWIMEQLIMVDALKRASAKRITVVLPFYGYARQDKKHRGREPISARLMADLFKTAGANRLICVDLHTSQIQGFFDGPVDHLMALPILSDYVRDKYGDQELAVVSPDAGRIKVAEQWSARLNNAPLAFIHKTRDIERPNETVANRVVGEVAGRTCILVDDMIDTGGTITKAADALYAEGAAGVVIAATHAILSGPAVDRLKNCQASEVIVTNTLPIPHERQFDKLTELSIAPLISRAIREVFEDGSVTSLFDGRA from the coding sequence ATGAGCGGGATGAAGCGAACCACCGAGAAGAACCTGATGGTGTTCTCCGGCCGGGCTCACCCCGGTCTGGCCGAGCAGGTCGCCGAGCAGCTCGGCGCCGGCCTGGTCCCGACCTCGGCGTACGACTTCGCCAACGGCGAGATCTACGTCCGGTTCGAGGAGTCGGTCCGGGGCAGCGACGCGTTCGTGATCCAGAGCCACACCTCGCCGATCAACGAGTGGATCATGGAGCAGCTGATCATGGTCGACGCGCTGAAGCGGGCGTCGGCCAAGCGGATCACCGTGGTGCTGCCGTTCTACGGCTACGCCCGGCAGGACAAGAAGCACCGCGGCCGGGAGCCGATCTCGGCCCGGCTGATGGCCGACCTGTTCAAGACCGCCGGCGCGAACCGGCTGATCTGCGTCGACCTGCACACCTCGCAGATCCAGGGCTTCTTCGACGGACCCGTCGACCACCTGATGGCGCTGCCGATCCTGAGCGACTACGTGCGGGACAAGTACGGCGACCAGGAACTGGCCGTGGTCTCGCCGGACGCCGGCCGGATCAAGGTGGCCGAGCAGTGGTCGGCCCGGCTGAACAACGCGCCGCTGGCCTTCATCCACAAGACCCGCGACATCGAGCGGCCGAACGAGACCGTCGCCAACCGGGTGGTCGGCGAGGTGGCGGGCCGGACCTGCATCCTGGTCGACGACATGATCGACACCGGCGGCACCATCACCAAGGCCGCCGACGCCCTGTACGCCGAGGGCGCCGCGGGCGTGGTCATCGCGGCCACCCACGCGATCCTGTCCGGTCCGGCCGTGGACCGGCTGAAGAACTGCCAGGCCAGCGAGGTGATCGTCACCAACACGCTGCCGATCCCGCACGAGCGCCAGTTCGACAAGCTGACCGAGCTGTCGATCGCACCGCTGATCAGCCGCGCGATCCGCGAGGTCTTCGAGGACGGGTCGGTGACCAGCCTGTTCGACGGCCGCGCCTGA